A window of the Penaeus vannamei isolate JL-2024 chromosome 19, ASM4276789v1, whole genome shotgun sequence genome harbors these coding sequences:
- the LOC113803666 gene encoding leukocyte elastase inhibitor: MSPFPHAGDFSSQIAARVLELPYKGKAMSMFIFLPSEDGPGSFAKMVSQLSGNNVRAATNGELLTSRLVELQLPKFKLDVKVEGLIPALMNTGIIDIFSFDKANFTTLGPLREVAVETVIHKAFVEVNEEGTEAAAVTALIAPVRSFIQPIRFHCNRPFLFLIRDNGTRSILFMGAYKDPATAA; the protein is encoded by the exons ATGTCTCCATTTCCACACGCAGGCGACTTCAGCAGCCAGATCGCGGCGAGGGTCCTGGAGCTGCCTTACAAGGGCAAAGCAATGTCCatgttcattttccttccctctgagGATGGGCCCGGCAGCTTCGCCAAAATGGTCTCTCAACTCAGCGGAAACAACGTGAGGGCAGCTACCAACGGGGAGTTACTCACCAGTCGACTGGTAGAGTTGCAGCTGCCCAAGTTCAAGCTGGACGTGAAAGTGGAGGGTCTTATTCCA GCTCTCATGAATACCGGAATCATTGACATCTTTTCCTTCGACAAAGCCAACTTTACTACGCTCGGGCCTCTGCGCGAGGTAGCCGTGGAGACGGTCATCCACAAGGCCTTCGTCGAGGTGAACGAGGAGGGAACGGAGGCCGCTGCGGTGACCGCGCTCATCGCGCCCGTCAGGTCCTTCATCCAGCCGATCCGTTTCCACTGCAACCGcccgttcctcttcctcatcaggGACAACGGCACGCGCAGCATCCTCTTCATGGGGGCTTACAAGGATCCTGCAACGGCTGCTTGA
- the LOC113806292 gene encoding leukocyte elastase inhibitor produces MTSDFSSQIAARVLELPYKGKAMSMFIFLPSEDGPGGFAKMVSRLGGNNVRAATNGELLNSRLVELQLPKFKLDVKVKGLIPALMNTGIIDIFSFDKANFTTLGPLREVAVETVIHKAFVEVNEEGTEAAAVTALIAPVRSFIQPIRFHCNRPFLFLIRDNGTRSILFMGAYKDPTTAA; encoded by the exons ATGACCA GCGACTTCAGCAGCCAGATCGCGGCGAGGGTCCTGGAGCTGCCTTACAAGGGCAAAGCAATGTCCatgttcattttccttccctctgagGATGGGCCCGGCGGCTTCGCCAAAATGGTCTCTCGACTCGGCGGAAACAACGTGAGGGCAGCTACCAACGGGGAGTTACTCAACAGTCGACTGGTAGAGTTGCAGCTGCCCAAGTTCAAGCTGGACGTGAAAGTGAAGGGTCTTATTCCA GCTCTCATGAATACCGGAATCATTGACATCTTTTCCTTCGACAAAGCCAACTTTACTACGCTCGGGCCTCTGCGCGAGGTAGCCGTGGAGACGGTCATCCACAAGGCCTTCGTCGAGGTGAACGAGGAGGGAACGGAGGCCGCTGCGGTGACCGCGCTCATCGCGCCCGTCAGGTCCTTCATCCAGCCGATCCGTTTCCACTGCAACCGcccgttcctcttcctcatcaggGACAACGGCACGCGCAGCATCCTCTTCATGGGGGCTTACAAGGATCCTACAACGGCTGCTTGA
- the LOC113806289 gene encoding leukocyte elastase inhibitor — MKLLVATAVAAAVLGLVRSQCFSARDDFSVKVNTDLSGISDFGFELYRQLAPPESPENFFFSPYSIWTAFTLAYFGAGGETAAQLQRALRVDDQAATLGLWRALEAMYQRRQGNNTFTVANRAFIHNNLPIRPCISELLKREVERVNFLETLPLVAHVNNFASASTKGRITEIVSPDDLRNALMVLVNAAYFKGTWQYFFSAKATRPREFYVTPGVPITTPMMKQTASLRYGEFDHIAARVLELPYADGAMSMVLLLPMEEGTQGFANMVSKLNQNNLRAVTLEKNLVKKNVDLLLPKFKLEQTVSESLIPALQNLGIRDIFDSRTVDLTGFGPLRNITVDKVIHKAFVEVNEEGTEAAAVTAAIFVFKSASSSRSRFYCNRPFVFLIQDNETQNILFMGAFKRPQGSAQ; from the exons ATGAAGCTCCTGGTAGcgacggcggtggcggcggcggtgctgGGGCTCGTTCGGTCCCAGTGCTTTTCGGCGCGGGACGATTTCTCCGTCAAGGTCAACACCGACCTCTCGGGCATCAGCGACTTCGGCTTCGAGCTCTACAGGCAGCTGGCGCCCCCGGAGTCCCCCGAGAACTTCTTCTTCTCGCCCTACAGCATCTGGACGGCCTTCACCCTCGCCTACTTCGGCGCCGGGGGGGAGACGGCGGCGCAGCTCCAGAGGGCCTTGAGGGTCGACGACCAGGCAGCCACGCTCGGGCTTTGGCGAGCGCTCGAGGCCAT GTACCAACGGCGCCAGGGTAACAACACGTTCACCGTCGCCAACCGAGCGTTTATTCACAACAATCTTCCTATCCGACCGTGCATATCCGAATTACTCAAGAGAGAAGTTGAAAGAGTTAACTTCCTTGAG ACCCTTCCCCTGGTCGCCCACGTCAACAACTTCGCCTCCGCTTCAACCAAGGGCAGGATCACCGAGATTGTGTCTCCAGACGACTTGAGAAACGCCCTGATGGTGCTCGTTAACGCCGCCTACTTCAAGGGCACGTGGCAGTACTTCTTCAGCGCCAAGGCCACCAGACCTAGGGAGTTCTACGTCACTCCCGGAGTCCCCATCACGACCCCTATGATGAAACAGACCGCGTCCCTTAGATATG GCGAGTTCGACCACATCGCCGCAAGGGTCCTGGAACTGCCCTACGCCGACGGTGCCATGTCCATGGTCCTCTTGCTTCCGATGGAGGAAGGGACTCAGGGCTTCGCTAACATGGTGTCAAAGCTGAACCAAAACAACCTGCGAGCCGTGACCCTCGAGAAGAACTTGGTCAAGAAGAATGTCGATCTGCTTTTGCCGAAATTCAAGCTTGAGCAAACCGTGTCCGAGAGTCTGATCCCG GCTCTTCAGAACTTGGGGATCAGGGATATCTTTGACAGCAGGACAGTGGACTTGACAGGTTTTGGACCTCTGCGAAACATCACCGTCGACAAGGTCATACACAAGGCCTTCGTGGAGGTGAACGAAGAGGGCACAGAGGCTGCTGCAGTAACGGCAGCCATCTTCGTGTTCAAGTCCGCTTCGAGCAGTCGAAGTCGATTCTACTGCAACCGCCCCTTCGTGTTCCTCATCCAGGACAACGAGACCCAAAACATCCTCTTCATGGGAGCCTTTAAGAGACCGCAAGGAAGTGCTCAGTGA
- the LOC113806288 gene encoding leukocyte elastase inhibitor, producing the protein MKFAVVGAVAAALVGVVQPQCFTDNDDFRVKVNTDLTAITDFGFDLYRRLDSANSPQNFFFSPFSIWSAFIIAYLGSAGETEAQLKRALRVGSKVETFKIWRALDALYQTSNNAYTFNIVNRAYIDNVLPIRPCISEVLSNEIERVNFRDALNTVSRINNFASTNTKGKINNLVTAGDLQDVHMALVNAAYFKGTWQFQFKPTTTAPERFFVTPQRHQMVPMMSQIAAFRYGEFEQVAASVLELPYTGERVSMFLFLPAQEGPQGFANMVSRLSGNNLRAATHQRNLRKQDVDLKLPKFRMEMKLSDEMIPALMDMGIRDIFDSEKVDFTTLGNIRNLTLEKVIHKAFVEVNEEGTEAAAATVLAFATRASRKDIPVPFHCNRPFLFLIRDNETNNNLFMGVYRDPDTAGS; encoded by the exons ATGAAATTTGCGGTGGTAGGAGCGGTGGCTGCGGCTCTGGTGGGGGTCGTGCAGCCTCAGTGTTTCACCGACAACGACGACTTCCGCGTCAAAGTCAACACCGACCTCACCGCCATCACCGACTTCGGCTTCGACCTCTACAGACGACTCGACTCTGCCAACTCCCCCCAGAACTTCTTCTTCTCGCCCTTCAGCATCTGGTCGGCGTTCATCATCGCTTACCTCGGCTCAGCGGGAGAGACAGAGGCGCAGCTGAAGCGAGCTCTGAGGGTCGGGAGCAAGGTCGAGACGTTCAAGATCTGGCGAGCGCTGGATGCTTT gTACCAAACCAGCAACAACGCCTATACCTTCAACATTGTAAACCGAGCTTATATTGATAACGTGTTGCCGATCCGCCCCTGCATCTCTGAAGTGCTGAGCAATGAAATCGAGAGGGTCAACTTCAGAGAT GCCCTCAACACTGTCAGCCGAATCAACAACTTCGCCTCCACAAACACCAAGGGCAAGATAAACAACCTGGTCACAGCCGGCGACCTCCAGGACGTCCACATGGCCCTCGTCAACGCCGCCTACTTCAAGGGCACGTGGCAGTTCCAGTTCAAGCCAACGACAACCGCCCCCGAGAGGTTCTTCGTCACGCCCCAGAGGCACCAGATGGTTCCCATGATGAGCCAGATCGCCGCCTTTAGATacg GCGAATTTGAACAGGTCGCCGCCAGCGTTCTGGAGCTCCCCTACACAGGCGAGAGAGTGTccatgttcctcttccttcctgctcAAGAAGGACCTCAAGGCTTCGCTAACATGGTCTCGAGGCTGAGCGGGAACAACCTGCGGGCGGCCACACACCAGAGAAACCTCAGGAAGCAAGATGTCGACCTCAAGCTGCCCAAGTTTAGGATGGAAATGAAACTATCGGATGAGATGATTCCG GCTCTCATGGACATGGGGATCAGGGACATCTTCGACAGCGAAAAAGTAGACTTCACCACCCTCGGCAACATAAGGAACCTCACCCTGGAAAAGGTCATCCACAAAGCTTTCGTCGAAGTCAACGAGGAGGGGACCGAGGCCGCCGCAGCCACGGTCCTCGCCTTCGCAACGAGGGCCAGCAGAAAGGACATCCCTGTGCCGTTCCACTGTAACCggccattcctcttcctcatccgcgACAATGAGACCAACAATAATCTCTTCATGGGAGTTTACAGGGATCCCGACACGGCAGGAAGTTAG
- the LOC113806298 gene encoding ipis-1, producing the protein MKWLALALTLVTTTPTSVTAQCFSQNDRVITPSSSELSQLTRFAVALYKDMLARNTTGNYLVSPYSVWKALTLAYFGSSGNTQAELEGVLGAEDKISSLKVWSHLDRLYGTEQSSEDEGVVMEGRAYLSGRRSLRPCVEEILDDALRTLDFSNVYRAATDINQWTAQVTRGRAARLLQPNDLLGTNMVLASAAAFKGAWAAPFEVSSSRLQPFYATPEEPRDAVTMTQRGVFNYGESEDLGVQILELPYANSPVSLYVLLPPLSAGSRGLADTVERLSPPLLESALAAMTPAVVRVVMPKFKIESKDGDGLQETLSRLGVKDLFSERANLSVFSPEGNLRVGHAAHKAVMEVDEGGTDSSVSSSAKNFAVPPAGGRPSGEGGPLRNRVFVCNRPFAFLLRDTRAGRLLFMGALKDVPL; encoded by the exons ATGAAGTGGCTCGCGTTGGCACTGACCCTGGTGACGACGACCCCGACCTCAGTGACCGCCCAGTGCTTCTCTCAGAATGACCGCGTGATCACCCCGTCGAGTTCGGAGCTGTCCCAACTCACCCGCTTCGCCGTGGCCCTGTACAAGGACATGCTGGCCCGAAACACCACCGGGAACTACCTGGTGTCGCCCTACAGCGTGTGGAAGGCCCTCACCCTCGCGTACTTCGGGTCGTCGGGGAACACCCAGGCTGAGCTCGAGGGCGTTCTCGGGGCGGAAGACAAGATCTCCTCCCTGAAGGTGTGGAGCCACCTCGACCGCCT GTACGGCACAGAGCAGAGCAGCGAAGACGAGGGCGTGGTGATGGAGGGGCGGGCGTACCTCAGTGGGCGTCGATCCCTCAGGCCGTGCGTGGAGGAGATACTCGACGACGCCCTTCGCACCCTCGACTTCTCCAAT gTGTACCGCGCGGCCACCGACATCAACCAGTGGACGGCGCAGGTGACCCGAGGCCGCGCCGCCCGCCTCCTGCAGCCCAACGACCTCCTCGGAACCAACATGGTGCTGGCGAGCGCCGCCGCCTTCAAGGGCGCGTGGGCGGCGCCCTTCGAGGTCTCGTCCTCGCGCCTCCAGCCCTTCTACGCGACGCCGGAGGAGCCCCGCGACGCCGTCACCATGACACAGAGAGGGGTCTTCAACTACG GCGAGTCCGAGGACCTGGGTGTTCAGATCCTGGAGCTTCCGTACGCCAACAGCCCCGTTTCGCTGTACGTCCTGCTGCCCCCTCTGAGTGCCGGCTCCCGAGGGCTGGCGGACACGGTGGAGCGCCTTTCCCCCCCTCTGCTGGAGAGCGCCCTCGCCGCCATGACCCCCGCCGTGGTGAGGGTCGTCATGCCCAAGTTCAAGATCGAGTCGAAGGACGGGGATGGCCTGCAGGAG ACTCTCTCCCGCCTCGGCGTGAAGGACCTCTTCAGCGAGCGCGCGAACCTCTCCGTGTTTTCCCCCGAAGGCAACCTGAGGGTGGGACACGCCGCCCACAAGGCAGTCATGGAGGTGGACGAGGGCGGCACCGACAGctccgtctcctcctcggccAAGAACTTCGCCGTCCCGCCCGCCGGAGGACGACCGTCAGGAGAGGGAGGCCCGCTGAGGAACCGCGTGTTCGTGTGCAACCggcccttcgccttcctcctgaGGGACACGCGGGCTGGGAGGCTGCTGTTCATGGGCGCCCTCAAGGATGTCCCGCTGTga